The Candidatus Methylomirabilota bacterium sequence AGGGAAGGGGAAGACCGGTCGTCGGTAAGATCCCCACGACCATCCCGACATTGATTGCCGCTTGGGCAACAATAAGGAACGTGATCCCTAGGGCGAGGTAGCACCCAAAGGGATCGGAGGCCTTCAGCGCGATACGGAGTCCGCGCCAAAGAAAAAGGGCAAAGAGGCCCAAAACGGCGATCCCCCCGGCAAACCCCAATTCTTCCCCAACGATCGCGAAGATGAAGTCGGTATGCGCCTCAGGAAGATAAAAGAGCTTCTGCATTCCATCACCGAGCCCGGTCCCCAACGAACCTCCCCGCCCCAAGGCCACCTGGGATTGGGTGAGCTGATACAAATATCGGGAAGAGACCTGAGCCGGGTCCACTATCGCCAGCACCCTCCCCCGGGCATGCGGAGCCTGCATGAGGAGAAAACCCAAGATCGGTAAGAGGCCCACGCTCATGAGGACCATGTGCGAAATCCGGGTCCCGGCAACAAAGAGGAGGGCTCCGACCGTCGCGAAGATCATCAACGCGGTCCCGTAACTGGGTTCCACTGCAATGAGTCCCACCACGACCGCCGCAAAGATGACGGGAGGCAGCAGTCCATCCGTGAACGCGCGGATCCGGTCTCCCTTCCTGGCCAGCAGGCGACTCAAACACAACATAAGTGCAAACTTGGCGAACTCGGCGGGCTGAAATGAAAGACTGCCAAACCGAAGCCAGCGTCGAGCGCCATTGATCTTTGTGCCCACCTCCGGGATCAGGACCAAGATCAACAACAGAACAGAAACCAGATAGAGCAGAGGAGCCCATCGCTCGAATCGGCGGTAGTCTTGACCCATGAACCAGATAAGGATGGCGAGGCCGATGACCGCCCATGCAACCTGTCTCTTCAAGAAAAAGACCGGATCCCCGAAGTTTTCCTGGGCCCGGATGGCGCTCGCACTGTAGACCATGAGAATCCCCAATCCCACCAGAATCAGGGTAATGGTAAAGAGGACTTTATCGTATTCCCCTTGCATCCCCGCTTCGCTCCCGATCCCTGAGTCGTCCCACCATCGCTTTGAAGACCTCTCCTCGCTCTTCGAAGTCCCGGAACATATCGAAGCTCGCACAGGCCGGGGAAAGGAGGACGACATCTCCCGGAACAGCTAAGGCCTGTGCGGCCTCCACCGCTTCATCGAGGTTCGCCGCCACTTGGATGGGACAGGCCCCTCTCAACGTCACCTGCAGCTTTTCCCGGGCCTGGCCGATGAGGATGGTCGCCTTGACTTGCTCCTTGACCACGGGGACCAGGGGCCTGAAGTCCGCACCCTTATCCAGCCCCCCGGCGATCAGGATCACCCTTCCCGCCGGGAAACTTTCAAGCGATTTCACCGTCGCCCCCACATTCGTCCCTTTGGAGTCATTGAGGTACCGGACCCCGGCAATCTCCGCCACCGTCTCGAGGCGATGTTCGAGTCCGGGGAAGTGCTTCAGAATTTCCCGCATGGAATGAGAGGGAATCCCCAAGATGCCAGCAGCAGCGATAGCGGCCAAGGCGTTCTCGGTGTTGTGGGCTCCCTGGATCTTGAGGTCCTTCCGGTGACAGATAGCCTCCTCTTTGCCTCCCAGGCGGAGCCAAAACGTTCCCTCCTGCACAAAAGCCCCCTCCGTCACGGGCTGACCCTGACTGAAGAAGATCTTCCTTGCCTTGCCACGGGCGGCAGCTTCCATCGTCAACGGGTCGTCGGCGTTCAAAACCGCCACGTCTTCAGGCATCTGATTCAGGAAGATACGAGCCTTTGCCGCAAGGTATCCGGCCAGGTCCGGATACCGGTCCAGATGGTCCGGCGTGACATTCAGGAGGAGGGCCACCTGGGGACGGAAGGTGTCGATGGTTTCCAGCTGGAAGCTCGAGATTTCGGCCACCAACCAACACGCCTTGGAAAGCCCCGGCGCCACGTCGCAGAGGGCGGTCCCGATGTTCCCGGCAACAATCGCTTTCCTTCCTGTATGTTTGACCATCAGCCCGAGTAGCGTGGTGGTGGTACTTTTCCCGTTCGTTCCGGTAATGGCGGCGAACGGGGCTTGACAGGCCCGAAACGCCAGCTCGACCTCGCTCCACACTCGGACCCCCCGCGACCGAGCCTCTTGGAGGAGGGAGAGGTTCGTGTCGACCCCTGGACTCACGACAATCAGGTCAGCCTGGAGAAAGGCATCTGGCTGATGGCGCCCGAACTCAAGGATCACCCCTTTTCTCTTGAGGTCTTCGAGGTCCGTCTGGATCTTTACAGCCGGACGATGATCGCTGCCGGTCACGAGCGCCCCCTGACTGACCAGGAGCCTGCAGGCGGCGGCACCACTACGGGCTAACCCCACCACCGTCACCTTTTTCCCTCGCACATTCAGCGTTCGCTGGTTCGACATGATCCATTCCTGTTCACAGTTCACAGTTCACGGATAAAGCCACTCCCTCTTCGACGCCGATGAGCAGATCCTTTTGTGAACCCTGAACCATGAACCCTCGACCATGAACGCGCCTCATCTCAGCTTCAACGTGGCGAGCGAGATAAGCGCCAGGATGAACGAGATAATCCAGAACCGGACGATAATCTTGGGTTCTGCCAACCCGTTGAGTTCGTAATGGTGGTGGATGGGAGCCATGCGAAAGATCCGTCGACCGGTCGTCTTGAAGGAAAAAACCTGGAGGATGACCGAGACCGTCTCGATGACAAAGACCCCCCCAATAATCACCAAGAGCAACTCCTGCTTTGTCAGCACCGCCAACAGGGCAAGCGCCGTCCCGAGCGCCATGGATCCTGTATCCCCCATAAAGATCTGGGCGGGATAGGCGTTGAACCAGAGAAATCCCAGCGCGGCCCCCACCACGGCACCTCCGACAATGGTGAGCTCGCTCGATTCCCGAACGTAGATGACCTGCAGGTAACGGGCGATGGCAACATGTCCCGCCACGTAGGCCAACACGGTGTACGCGCCAGACGCCATAATCACGGGGCCCGTCGCCAGCCCATCCAATCCGTCAGTGAGGTTGACAGCATTACTGCACCCCACGATGATCACCATCACCAAGGGGACGTACATCCATCCGAGATCCGGGACCCACCACTTGACGAAGGGAATGCTCAACCGCGTGGTGAGTGCGTCTCCTGGAGATAGATACAGATAGAGTCCCACGCCGAGTCCCAGCGCGATTTGCCACGCAAATTTGTAGCGCGGCGCTAACCCCTTACTGCTCTGCCGCCTCAGCTTCAAGTAATCATCGCAAAACCCCACCGCCCCCATGGCTATCATCCCGAACAGGGTGAGCCAGACAAACCGGTAGGTGAGGTTGGCCCAGAGCAGCGTTGAGCCGGTCACCGCTGAAAGAATCAGGAGGCCGCCCATGGTCGGCGTTCCGGCCTTGGCCATGTGGGTCCCGGGGCCATCTTCGCGGATCTGCTGACCCACCTGCAGCCCCCGGAGTCGCTCGATGATATACGGACCCAGCACGAGGCTCAGGAGAAGGGCCGTCATGATCGCGCCCGCGGTCCGGAAGGTGACATAGCGGAAGACGTTGAAGACCGTATGGTAATCGACCAGCGGATAGAGGAGGTGGTACAGCATCACAGTCCCTCGAGGAGTTTCTCGAGTTTCATTCCTCGTGACGCCTTCAGGAAGATCCAAGGCCTCTGCGTGAGCTGCGCCCGCAGCACGGCCTGGGCCTCCTCATGGTCGCGGCAGCAGTGGATCCTGGTGGCGTCAAATCCCTGGAGGGCCGCCCCCTCGCCAAAGGCCCGCGCCCTCTCTCCCACCGTGATCAAATGGGCCGGTCGCAATCGGGCCACTGAGGCTCCGACCTTTCGGTGGGCGGCCTCGGACCCCGATCCTAACTCCAGCATGTCTCCGAGCACCACGATGGTCTTCTCCCCCCTCGCCATGTG is a genomic window containing:
- the ftsW gene encoding putative lipid II flippase FtsW, which gives rise to MQGEYDKVLFTITLILVGLGILMVYSASAIRAQENFGDPVFFLKRQVAWAVIGLAILIWFMGQDYRRFERWAPLLYLVSVLLLILVLIPEVGTKINGARRWLRFGSLSFQPAEFAKFALMLCLSRLLARKGDRIRAFTDGLLPPVIFAAVVVGLIAVEPSYGTALMIFATVGALLFVAGTRISHMVLMSVGLLPILGFLLMQAPHARGRVLAIVDPAQVSSRYLYQLTQSQVALGRGGSLGTGLGDGMQKLFYLPEAHTDFIFAIVGEELGFAGGIAVLGLFALFLWRGLRIALKASDPFGCYLALGITFLIVAQAAINVGMVVGILPTTGLPLPFVSFGGTSLVMSLIGVGILLSISRCPPVYPGYLRLRGGRR
- the murD gene encoding UDP-N-acetylmuramoyl-L-alanine--D-glutamate ligase; protein product: MSNQRTLNVRGKKVTVVGLARSGAAACRLLVSQGALVTGSDHRPAVKIQTDLEDLKRKGVILEFGRHQPDAFLQADLIVVSPGVDTNLSLLQEARSRGVRVWSEVELAFRACQAPFAAITGTNGKSTTTTLLGLMVKHTGRKAIVAGNIGTALCDVAPGLSKACWLVAEISSFQLETIDTFRPQVALLLNVTPDHLDRYPDLAGYLAAKARIFLNQMPEDVAVLNADDPLTMEAAARGKARKIFFSQGQPVTEGAFVQEGTFWLRLGGKEEAICHRKDLKIQGAHNTENALAAIAAAGILGIPSHSMREILKHFPGLEHRLETVAEIAGVRYLNDSKGTNVGATVKSLESFPAGRVILIAGGLDKGADFRPLVPVVKEQVKATILIGQAREKLQVTLRGACPIQVAANLDEAVEAAQALAVPGDVVLLSPACASFDMFRDFEERGEVFKAMVGRLRDRERSGDARGIR
- the mraY gene encoding phospho-N-acetylmuramoyl-pentapeptide-transferase — translated: MLYHLLYPLVDYHTVFNVFRYVTFRTAGAIMTALLLSLVLGPYIIERLRGLQVGQQIREDGPGTHMAKAGTPTMGGLLILSAVTGSTLLWANLTYRFVWLTLFGMIAMGAVGFCDDYLKLRRQSSKGLAPRYKFAWQIALGLGVGLYLYLSPGDALTTRLSIPFVKWWVPDLGWMYVPLVMVIIVGCSNAVNLTDGLDGLATGPVIMASGAYTVLAYVAGHVAIARYLQVIYVRESSELTIVGGAVVGAALGFLWFNAYPAQIFMGDTGSMALGTALALLAVLTKQELLLVIIGGVFVIETVSVILQVFSFKTTGRRIFRMAPIHHHYELNGLAEPKIIVRFWIISFILALISLATLKLR